Proteins from a genomic interval of Spea bombifrons isolate aSpeBom1 chromosome 4, aSpeBom1.2.pri, whole genome shotgun sequence:
- the LOC128490873 gene encoding serine protease inhibitor Kazal-type 1-like gives MKCVVSIALVAVVLLTVFSEYGKAATEPKGAREPICDSTMHRCTKIYNPVCGTDGVTYSNECLLCEENLKRNIHTRVVKDGKC, from the exons ATGAAGTGTGTTGTGAGCATTGCATTGGTGGCAGTGGTACTTCTCACTGTATTTTCAG AATATGGGAAAGCAGCCACTGAGCCTAAGGGTGCAagagag CCAATTTGTGATTCAACTATGCATCGCTGCACGAAAATTTATAATCCAGTCTGTGGCACTGATGGAGTTACTTATTCAAACGAATGCCTGCTCTGTGAGGAAAACCT GAAAAGGAACATTCATACTCGCGTTGTCAAAGATGGAAAATGCTGA